From the genome of Papaver somniferum cultivar HN1 chromosome 2, ASM357369v1, whole genome shotgun sequence, one region includes:
- the LOC113348226 gene encoding L-gulonolactone oxidase 3-like: MGSLGICLSVLFGFVLLTWDSTVIIQTNAMPPPSPVKCDRNGCTLYNAYGVWDDRRDCRAQRVVFPETEEELLLAVAQANKKKLKVKIVTGFSHSIPKLACPLRNSSILISTAKYNSGIEIDVNNMTVTVDSGVGLRSLIDKVEEAGLSLVVSPYWEGLSIGGIVSTGAHGSSWWGKGGAVHDHIVGISVIVAANESDSYAKIIQLDAQNPLFNAARISLGMLGAISKVKISLEAGFKRSITNVYQNDTNLEDEVMDLAVAHEFADITWYPSFRTTVYRKDDRVPSNTSGNGINDFIGFQPTPIFLSESTRSAEENVEKTRDIEEQCELASTLVGYKKSLANGLKNDGVSFTGYPVVGRQGRMQASGSCLYSPKLTQSTCVWDRRIKGLFFYESGAVFPASNFGDFIRDVKKLRDLKPSNFCGLDMYIGFLMRFIKASEAYLGHPEDSIAVDFTYYRANDPSTPRMNQDILEEIEQLAFFKYSAKPHWAKNRNLAFFGVKEKYPKFSKFLEAKKVLDPGNMFSTDLLDEIVFGIESANAAGCAMEGQCICSEDKHCNPRLGYLCQPGLVYTAAKVCRPSV; the protein is encoded by the exons ATGGGTTCCCTTGGCATATGTCTGTCAGTACTCTTCGGTTTCGTTTTGCTTACATGGGATTCAACGGTGATCATCCAAACAAATGCAATGCCACCACCATCGCCAGTGAAATGCGACAGAAATGGCTGCACACTCTACAATGCATACGGTGTTTGGGACGATAGGAGGGACTGTCGGGCTCAAAGAGTAGTTTTCCCTGAAACAGAAGAAGAATTACTATTAGCTGttgctcaagcaaataagaagaaACTGAAAGTTAAAATTGTGACAGGATTCTCTCACAGTATACCAAAACTGGCATGCCCACTTCGGAATTCATCAATACTTATAAGTACTGCAAAATATAACTCAGGCATAGAAATTGATGTTAACAATATGACTGTTACAGTTGATTCAGGTGTAGGTTTACGAAGTTTGATCGATAAAGTCGAAGAAGCTGGGTTGAGTTTAGTCGTTTCTCCGTACTGGGAGGGATTGAGTATTGGAGGAATTGTAAGTACTGGAGCTCATGGAAGTTCATGGTGGGGAAAAGGAGGGGCAGTTCATGATCATATTGTTGGCATTAGTGTCATTGTTGCTGCAAACGAGTCGGACAGTTACGCAAAAATTATTCAACTTGATGCTCAAAATCCTCTCTTTAATGCGGCAAGAATATCTCTTGGGATGTTGGGTGCAATCTCAAAG GTAAAGATCTCGCTGGAAGCTGGATTCAAAAGAAGCATTACAAACGTATACCAGAATGACACCAATTTGGAGGATGAAGTCATGGATCTTGCAGTTGCACATGAATTTGCAGATATCACTTGGTATCCTTCCTTTCGTACTACAGTATACAGGAAGGATGATAGAGTTCCCTCGAACACTTCGGGTAATGGAATCAATGACTTCATAGGCTTTCAACCTACTCCTATCTTCCTTTCTGAATCTACCAGGTCTGCAG AAGAAAATGTGGAGAAGACACGAGATATTGAAGAGCAGTGCGAATTGGCATCTACACTTGTAGGATACAAGAAATCATTAGCCAATGGTTTGAAAAACGACGGAGTTAGTTTCACTGGATACCCAGTCGTGGGTCGTCAAGGAAGAATGCAGGCTTCCGGTTCTTGTTTATATTCACCAAAATTGACCCAAAGTACATGTGTATGGGATCGAAGAATCAAAGGATTGTTTTTCTATGAATCAGGAGCTGTATTTCCAGCTTCAAATTTTGGAGACTTCATTCGAGACGTAAAAAAACTAAGAGATCTTAAGCCAAGCAACTTTTGTGGCCTAGACATGTACATCGGCTTTTTAATGCGTTTTATCAAGGCTTCCGAAGCATATTTAGGCCACCCTGAGGATTCCATTGCAGTTGATTTCACTTACTATCGGGCCAATGATCCCTCAACTCCAAGAATGaatcaagatattttggaagaaaTAGAACAACTGGCCTTCTTTAAGTACAGTGCAAAACCTCATTGGGCTAAAAATAGAAACCTTGCATTCTTTGGTGTGAAAGAGAAATATCCTAAGTTCAGTAAGTTTCttgaagcaaagaaggtgttggatCCTGGAAACATGTTTTCTACTGACCTGTTGGATGAGATAGTTTTCGGGATAGAATCCGCAAATGCTGCGGGATGTGCAATGGAAGGACAATGCATCTGTTCTGAAGATAAGCACTGTAATCCTAGGCTGGGATATTTATGCCAACCAGGCCTTGTATATACTGCAGCTAAAGTTTGCAGGCCTTCAGTTTAG